ATAGGTAAAATGTTTCAGGAAATATGCTGTGTGTGTTAACATCTTCTCTCAGTGTTTTAAACCCGGGATCGTCAAGTTCAGGGCCTATTAGCCTGCTTACAGGTAACTCGTAATAATCATACCCTGTATTCTCAAGTATTGACGAATGGTTGACTGAATTTATGCAGATACCGTATCGTATCTTCCGTGTGGCCATTATTTTTTTAGTCCCTGGCATCGCGCAAGGAATGTTTCATACGCCCACATATCAACTTCTTCTGTAATACCGATACCTTTTAGGTCGCCATAGTTTTTGGCAATCAGGCCGCCGTTAGGGCCAAAGAAGTTGTCTACCATTTTATTCGCTGCAGCAACAATCTTGGTTTTATCTTTAGTCTGCATGGTTTTTTGTATATCGACAGGGGAGTATAAGCATACATGCAGTTTTTGGAGTTTCTCCGCTAACTTTTCAATCCCGTAAAGTTCGGGTTGGTCAAACTGGAATGCGTTAACCCCGACTTCTGCTAGGTCGTCAAGTATCAGCCAGTTGTATCCGCAGGAATGCATGAGGACATGTAACCCGTTATCATGCGCGGCCTTGCATAACCGTTTATATAACGGTTTAAAAATCTCGCGCCACATATCAGGGCTTACGAGTAACCGTTCCTGTGTGCCCCAGTCTTCACAGTAGAAGATTCCGTCTGCACCGGCTTCCGCCATGCGTTTGATAACTTTCTCTAATAACGTTGTTACGCGGTCGTGTAGGATGTCAATATTTTCGCGTTCAAGCACAAGGTCGCCAAGGTATGTTTCAAGTTTACGCATGTAACGGCAGATAGCGAATG
This is a stretch of genomic DNA from Elusimicrobiota bacterium. It encodes these proteins:
- a CDS encoding uroporphyrinogen decarboxylase family protein → MAMTPRDVIKGNLNFTKPDRIGLAFDRKRLSDFCGAGIDTSLIWKKRMWVENNKQFYDDAWGNLWYRIEGMSSGGEVHTPVLDTWDKLATYKLPELDKPELYVKTKERFANAGDKYRLASLPGFPFAICRYMRKLETYLGDLVLERENIDILHDRVTTLLEKVIKRMAEAGADGIFYCEDWGTQERLLVSPDMWREIFKPLYKRLCKAAHDNGLHVLMHSCGYNWLILDDLAEVGVNAFQFDQPELYGIEKLAEKLQKLHVCLYSPVDIQKTMQTKDKTKIVAAANKMVDNFFGPNGGLIAKNYGDLKGIGITEEVDMWAYETFLARCQGLKK